A region from the Parasphingopyxis sp. CP4 genome encodes:
- a CDS encoding TadE/TadG family type IV pilus assembly protein yields the protein MRTISFRKDERGATAAEFAMVVPLLLLLIFAVIDGGRAMYTWNRAEKATQMGVRYAAATEMVPEGLETYSFVTNGGIPQGQLIGASAFGGTECSSTGGTVTCTCHESSACPTGSSPFDTVDSTAFQNIVARMNAIMPEIGPDNVVIEYNYSGLGYAGDPNGPDVAPLVVVRLRNVRFEPATFFVFGGGITLPDFRAALTLEDGAGALSN from the coding sequence GTGCGGACCATATCGTTCAGGAAAGATGAGCGCGGCGCGACGGCGGCGGAGTTTGCGATGGTTGTGCCGCTCCTGTTGCTTTTGATTTTCGCGGTGATCGATGGCGGCCGCGCAATGTACACCTGGAACCGTGCCGAAAAGGCCACTCAGATGGGTGTGCGCTATGCCGCGGCGACAGAGATGGTGCCCGAAGGTTTGGAAACCTATAGCTTCGTTACAAATGGAGGCATTCCACAAGGCCAGTTGATCGGCGCGAGCGCATTTGGTGGAACCGAATGTTCGTCGACCGGCGGCACCGTGACATGCACCTGTCACGAAAGCTCGGCATGTCCGACCGGGAGTTCGCCTTTCGACACCGTCGATAGTACCGCCTTTCAGAATATCGTTGCGCGCATGAATGCAATCATGCCGGAGATCGGCCCGGATAATGTGGTGATCGAGTATAATTATTCCGGACTTGGATATGCAGGGGACCCTAATGGTCCTGATGTCGCGCCGCTTGTTGTCGTCCGGCTGAGAAACGTAAGATTTGAACCGGCGACTTTTTTCGTTTTCGGAGGGGGAATAACCCTCCCGGATTTTCGGGCCGCATTAACTCTCGAGGATGGCGCTGGCGCCTTATCGAATTGA
- a CDS encoding LytR C-terminal domain-containing protein, translating to MSRKLLNISALALLVGCTSGNVELRAVQTHPDAAVEQNRLLEHARGLFRSGNYALAAQQFRAAIRHDNQNAAAYNGLAACYDQMQRFDLADRYYQEALALAPADRAVRHNYTLSLRMQRRTDEAEAFELETAALERQAVEQRAEALRSEEQVAPSVAPIIVASATIVDVEPEVDPELISAQLVGELAEAVPQITAQAPEEIEPIRPIEARATVQTAELTTSVSLVHDPDEQREWSWQIAQATPSVSRDEAWERIASAVAPAMAMDLVRRPIGRMIASADYGDASLKTTKAGLQASWGIANAEVPAIDQPITVLNGVGRRGQAARMRTHLRTLGASQIRVGDARRMREGTALYFAASDRDEAETLAQAIPIPMEMRERNSNRQITLVLGENSVPFDYMLQARFIAL from the coding sequence ATGTCCCGCAAACTTCTCAACATATCCGCACTTGCACTTTTGGTCGGCTGCACCTCAGGGAATGTCGAACTGCGAGCGGTGCAGACTCATCCCGATGCAGCAGTGGAGCAAAACCGATTGCTTGAGCATGCGCGCGGTTTGTTTCGGTCGGGCAATTATGCCTTGGCGGCCCAGCAATTTCGTGCGGCTATCCGTCACGATAATCAAAATGCTGCAGCCTATAACGGCCTGGCGGCCTGTTATGACCAGATGCAGCGGTTCGATCTTGCCGATCGCTACTACCAAGAGGCGCTGGCACTAGCACCGGCTGACCGTGCGGTCCGCCATAACTATACCCTGTCTTTGCGCATGCAGCGGCGGACGGACGAAGCCGAAGCATTCGAACTGGAGACAGCAGCGCTTGAGAGGCAAGCGGTGGAGCAGCGAGCAGAGGCGCTGCGATCTGAGGAACAGGTCGCGCCTTCAGTCGCACCGATCATTGTTGCATCTGCGACCATTGTGGACGTTGAACCTGAAGTGGATCCGGAATTGATCAGTGCGCAGCTCGTCGGAGAGCTAGCCGAGGCTGTCCCGCAAATCACGGCCCAGGCACCGGAAGAGATCGAGCCAATTCGGCCGATTGAAGCACGCGCCACAGTTCAGACAGCAGAGCTCACCACATCGGTCAGCCTGGTACATGACCCCGACGAGCAGCGTGAATGGAGCTGGCAAATTGCCCAGGCTACGCCGAGTGTTTCCCGTGACGAAGCATGGGAACGCATTGCCAGCGCCGTCGCTCCGGCAATGGCAATGGATCTTGTGCGGCGGCCAATCGGCAGAATGATCGCGAGCGCAGACTATGGGGATGCCAGCTTGAAGACGACGAAGGCTGGTCTTCAGGCGAGTTGGGGCATTGCAAATGCCGAGGTGCCCGCCATTGACCAGCCAATAACGGTTTTGAACGGCGTCGGACGTCGTGGTCAGGCTGCACGAATGCGGACGCATCTCAGAACACTCGGTGCATCGCAGATTCGTGTTGGTGACGCGCGGCGCATGCGGGAAGGTACCGCGCTCTATTTCGCGGCATCAGACAGGGACGAAGCCGAAACTTTAGCTCAGGCGATCCCCATCCCGATGGAAATGCGCGAACGCAATTCAAACCGGCAAATCACGCTGGTGCTCGGTGAGAATTCGGTTCCGTTCGACTATATGCTGCAGGCCCGGTTTATCGCGTTATGA
- a CDS encoding type II secretion system F family protein: MIDFVSLVRPILLLLVFLFVMLVSFRILSAIATRQNVRTRVTEQLAPPSESDAGSLRGHETNSAWVRLVNTIEERGFSLADTKDDQLREKLRAAGFTHPSAPRIFTLTRLVMTLALPAIFVGVALFMGNTIGFIRLYVGGVLLALLGLYLPNLFVTAKADRRREAMTNGFPDALDLMLVCVEAGLGLESAFDRVGREMTKSHPLIADMLGAVVLELRAGQNREDALRRMAERAGIDEIQSFATLMIQSSKLGSSIATTLRIYASEMREKRRLRAEEKAHRLPVLLSLPLVGCLLPVMIGILMLPAVIRVVRNLIPTLGGP, from the coding sequence ATGATCGATTTTGTCAGCCTTGTCCGCCCAATCCTTTTGCTTCTGGTTTTCCTGTTTGTGATGCTGGTGAGTTTCCGGATCTTGAGTGCAATTGCGACGCGGCAAAATGTCCGCACGCGCGTCACGGAACAGCTGGCGCCCCCGAGCGAAAGCGACGCGGGTTCATTAAGGGGTCATGAGACAAACAGCGCCTGGGTCCGTCTTGTTAATACGATTGAAGAGCGGGGCTTTTCGCTTGCCGACACCAAAGATGATCAGCTGCGGGAAAAGCTCCGCGCAGCAGGATTCACGCATCCTTCGGCGCCCAGAATATTTACACTGACGCGGCTCGTGATGACATTGGCCTTGCCGGCAATCTTTGTTGGCGTAGCCCTGTTCATGGGTAATACGATTGGTTTTATCCGGCTCTATGTCGGCGGCGTGTTGCTCGCTTTGCTGGGCCTCTATCTGCCCAATCTGTTTGTCACTGCGAAAGCCGATCGCCGTCGCGAAGCCATGACAAACGGATTTCCCGATGCCCTCGATCTGATGCTGGTTTGTGTCGAGGCGGGATTGGGACTGGAATCTGCATTTGACCGGGTCGGGCGTGAAATGACCAAGTCCCATCCGTTGATTGCAGACATGCTTGGGGCGGTGGTCCTAGAGCTGCGGGCTGGCCAGAATCGCGAAGATGCGTTGCGTCGTATGGCCGAACGGGCCGGGATCGATGAGATCCAGTCCTTTGCCACCTTGATGATCCAATCGAGCAAGCTCGGATCGAGCATTGCCACAACGTTGAGAATCTACGCATCAGAGATGCGCGAGAAACGCCGCCTGCGCGCAGAAGAAAAGGCGCATCGTCTTCCCGTGCTGCTCTCGCTGCCCCTTGTCGGTTGTCTATTACCGGTCATGATCGGCATATTGATGCTTCCAGCTGTAATCCGCGTCGTCCGTAACCTTATCCCGACATTGGGAGGACCGTGA
- a CDS encoding AAA family ATPase encodes MPDGKVAGLDTHTTIVATEEPISSEAGLAARAVIIEVVPSHSGSIDRLRRLIDAAPNRPVIAAVDKASVAEIRMLMRENVEDIIQLPLTRADLNSTIEPILRKAEERASGSERSSQIIVGTKCRGGIGATTILTQLGCLMANRPEEYGRTCLVDLDVQFGNAALYLGRLPSVGVKDLLDAGLRADSAMTDSMAAHHDSGLHYFAAPSEIMPLNAIDSDQVLFLLDLLASEYDTILVDLPMSWTNWSLSVLARSDAVLMVGELTVASLHQAKRQIDFMREQQVLDSRLQIIMNRTEKRIFKTIGYDDAAEILGEEVAFDIADEPRIVQSALDQGVLISEIEARSKAARDLTKIADALPALREARA; translated from the coding sequence ATGCCCGACGGCAAAGTCGCCGGGCTCGACACGCACACGACGATTGTCGCGACCGAAGAACCGATCTCGAGTGAGGCCGGATTGGCGGCCCGTGCTGTGATCATCGAGGTCGTGCCTTCGCATAGCGGTTCGATAGATCGCTTGCGGCGGTTGATTGATGCGGCGCCGAACCGGCCTGTGATTGCCGCAGTCGACAAGGCGTCCGTCGCCGAGATTCGCATGCTGATGCGTGAGAATGTCGAAGATATCATTCAGCTCCCGCTGACCCGAGCCGATCTCAATTCCACGATCGAGCCGATCTTGCGCAAGGCCGAAGAGCGCGCGAGCGGCAGCGAAAGAAGTTCGCAGATAATAGTAGGTACCAAGTGCCGCGGGGGCATTGGTGCAACGACGATCCTCACTCAGCTGGGATGCTTGATGGCAAACCGGCCAGAGGAATATGGGCGCACCTGCCTGGTCGATCTGGACGTGCAGTTCGGTAATGCTGCGCTCTATCTTGGGCGCTTACCAAGCGTTGGCGTGAAGGATCTGTTGGATGCCGGCCTGCGGGCGGACAGCGCAATGACCGATTCCATGGCTGCGCATCATGACAGCGGGCTGCACTATTTTGCCGCGCCGAGCGAGATTATGCCGCTTAATGCAATTGACAGTGATCAGGTACTTTTCTTGCTTGATCTGTTGGCATCGGAATATGACACAATCCTCGTCGATCTCCCGATGAGCTGGACCAATTGGTCGCTTTCTGTGCTGGCCCGGTCGGATGCGGTATTGATGGTTGGCGAGCTGACGGTCGCCAGCCTGCATCAGGCAAAACGCCAGATCGATTTCATGCGCGAACAACAGGTTTTGGACAGCCGTTTGCAGATCATCATGAACCGCACCGAAAAACGGATCTTCAAGACGATCGGCTATGATGATGCCGCGGAGATTTTGGGTGAAGAGGTAGCGTTCGATATTGCTGACGAACCGCGCATTGTTCAGTCAGCGCTCGATCAAGGTGTCCTGATCTCGGAGATTGAAGCGCGAAGCAAAGCCGCGCGCGACTTGACAAAAATTGCTGATGCATTGCCGGCCCTCAGAGAGGCAAGAGCATGA
- a CDS encoding CpaF family protein: MWEIKRKPVGESAEPVPIDQAKLRDFSVGDSQAFDGVDRHTDLKVELHKKLLDLINLSALEGMSHEQIEAEIGDIVAEQLTLEHKALNLAERKQLTADVLDELLGLGPLEPLLKDPAITDILVNGSDNVFVERNGLLERNPTRFKDDRHLMRIIQKIVSAVGRRVDEASPLVDARLEDGSRVNAAVPPLSIDGPLLSIRKFAKIPIHMDRLIELQSIPIEIAEVLRAVVTARRNVLISGGTGSGKTTLLNAMSAFIDAAERIVTIEDSAELQLQQEHVARLETRPPSIEGTGEVSQRDLVKNALRMRPDRIIVGEVRAGEAFDMLQAMNTGHDGSMTTVHANTARDALSRVEQMIGMSGIDISPLSARMQMASAINVVVQIGRLSDGRRKLLSLSEITGMEGEVVTMQEIFRFKRTGLSEDGVVQGHFEATGIRPQFYENLVAYGIELSPDLFRPDRRLGE; the protein is encoded by the coding sequence ATGTGGGAAATTAAACGGAAGCCTGTGGGCGAATCCGCAGAGCCCGTGCCAATCGATCAGGCGAAACTCAGAGATTTTTCGGTTGGGGATTCGCAAGCATTTGACGGTGTCGACCGTCATACGGATCTCAAGGTGGAGCTTCACAAGAAGCTGCTTGATCTCATCAATCTATCGGCCCTTGAAGGCATGTCGCATGAGCAAATTGAGGCTGAGATCGGTGATATTGTCGCCGAGCAGCTCACCTTGGAGCATAAGGCGCTCAATCTGGCCGAACGAAAGCAGCTTACCGCCGATGTGCTGGATGAACTGTTGGGCCTGGGGCCGCTCGAACCATTGCTGAAAGATCCGGCGATCACCGATATTCTGGTGAACGGCTCGGATAATGTCTTTGTCGAGCGCAATGGCCTGCTTGAACGTAATCCAACGCGGTTCAAGGATGATCGGCATCTCATGCGCATAATCCAGAAGATCGTCAGCGCCGTTGGCCGACGGGTCGACGAAGCATCACCGCTTGTCGATGCGCGGCTTGAGGATGGTTCGCGTGTCAATGCAGCGGTACCGCCGCTTTCGATCGACGGGCCGCTATTGTCGATCCGGAAATTCGCCAAGATACCGATCCACATGGATCGGCTTATCGAGCTGCAAAGTATCCCGATCGAGATTGCCGAAGTATTGCGGGCAGTGGTGACAGCGCGTCGTAACGTCCTGATCTCGGGCGGTACCGGCTCGGGTAAGACGACGCTGCTCAATGCTATGTCAGCCTTTATCGATGCAGCCGAACGTATCGTCACAATCGAAGATTCAGCCGAGTTGCAGTTGCAACAGGAGCATGTTGCGCGGCTTGAGACCCGCCCGCCAAGCATTGAGGGAACCGGGGAAGTTTCACAGCGGGATCTTGTGAAGAACGCGCTTCGTATGCGCCCCGATCGCATCATCGTCGGCGAGGTCCGCGCCGGTGAGGCATTTGACATGCTGCAGGCCATGAACACCGGTCATGATGGATCGATGACCACGGTTCACGCAAACACGGCGCGCGATGCATTGTCGCGCGTAGAGCAGATGATTGGAATGAGCGGGATCGATATCTCGCCCTTGTCCGCACGCATGCAGATGGCTTCGGCAATCAACGTGGTCGTCCAGATCGGGCGATTGTCGGATGGTCGGCGCAAATTGCTGAGCCTGAGCGAGATAACCGGCATGGAAGGCGAGGTTGTCACCATGCAGGAGATCTTCCGCTTCAAGCGTACTGGCCTGAGCGAAGATGGTGTCGTCCAGGGCCATTTTGAGGCGACAGGGATCCGTCCCCAATTCTATGAAAACCTTGTTGCCTATGGCATTGAGTTATCGCCGGACCTGTTCCGGCCCGACAGGAGACTTGGCGAATGA
- a CDS encoding tetratricopeptide repeat protein has protein sequence MRLWAWAICVCALPASPAHACAFADLDFAEQAIAANRLIQAQEMLEAATTACSSEERYLALAAALRLQQGELADARSRFEALAVDNPENPQYASGAGRAAMRQGDNAAALDWLMRATMMPDADWQAWSSLGIVLDSRRHWAESTLAYEQALALAPEEPSAWNNRGYSLIMQRRAEEALPFLEAAQRLAPDDRRIGRNRLIAAAMLGNYPQYQLPAESARDWASRLNDAGYGAMLAGNYADAERLFDQAIEASDVYFARAARNRSLAQEAQ, from the coding sequence ATGAGGCTGTGGGCATGGGCTATCTGCGTCTGTGCGCTGCCCGCCAGCCCAGCCCATGCATGCGCGTTCGCCGATCTCGATTTTGCTGAACAGGCTATCGCAGCAAATCGTCTGATCCAGGCGCAAGAGATGCTGGAAGCGGCGACTACGGCCTGCTCGAGCGAGGAGCGATATCTTGCGCTAGCTGCAGCGCTGAGATTGCAACAAGGCGAACTTGCCGACGCACGATCGCGCTTTGAAGCGCTTGCTGTCGATAATCCGGAAAATCCGCAGTACGCGTCTGGCGCTGGTCGTGCGGCAATGCGGCAGGGCGATAATGCGGCAGCTCTCGATTGGCTGATGCGCGCCACTATGATGCCGGATGCGGACTGGCAGGCATGGAGTTCGCTGGGTATTGTGCTTGATAGCCGACGCCATTGGGCGGAAAGTACGCTGGCCTACGAACAAGCCCTCGCGCTCGCGCCCGAGGAGCCATCTGCTTGGAACAACAGAGGCTATTCACTGATCATGCAACGCAGGGCTGAAGAGGCATTGCCGTTCCTCGAAGCAGCGCAGCGCCTGGCGCCTGACGATAGGCGCATCGGGCGCAATCGCCTGATCGCAGCGGCAATGCTTGGCAATTATCCCCAGTATCAGCTCCCGGCGGAGAGCGCGCGGGATTGGGCATCACGCCTCAATGATGCGGGGTATGGCGCCATGCTGGCGGGCAATTATGCAGATGCAGAACGCCTTTTCGACCAGGCGATCGAGGCCAGCGATGTCTATTTTGCCCGTGCAGCGCGCAACCGTAGCTTGGCTCAGGAGGCCCAATGA
- a CDS encoding type II secretion system F family protein, with protein MTPEILRLFILLLVFVAVLLISERVIAYMRSSSGESRTINKRLKLISKGVSRDEVVARLRRDKPDRNPYLPATISAFSERLERTLGAAGLVYKANAILVALAIAVLTIFLLVMLLLYFLGSDINTGKIFLAGTFAVAVGFGFPLMLFARMADKRKKLLTEQFPVALDVFVRGLRAGHPVAAALELLTTEMSDPIGSEFGIVTDEVTYGADLRDALQDMADRCDLDDMQMFVVSLSIQSETGGNLAEILENLSQVIRERANMMLKVRALSSEGRMTALILTALPIFSFVVLFLANPLFYLDVAEDPMFIPGFAGLLVAFTIGVIWIRRMIDLKV; from the coding sequence ATGACGCCGGAGATCCTGCGCCTCTTCATTCTCTTGTTGGTATTTGTTGCTGTGCTGCTGATCAGCGAGCGGGTGATTGCATATATGCGATCTTCGAGCGGTGAATCCCGAACGATCAACAAACGACTGAAGCTGATTTCGAAAGGTGTCAGTCGCGACGAAGTCGTTGCCCGGCTGCGCCGCGACAAACCGGACCGTAATCCCTATCTACCCGCGACGATTTCTGCGTTTTCAGAACGCCTGGAGCGCACGTTGGGTGCTGCAGGTCTGGTCTACAAGGCGAATGCGATCCTCGTTGCGCTCGCAATTGCGGTCCTCACCATTTTTCTTTTGGTGATGCTGCTGCTCTATTTTCTCGGATCCGATATCAACACGGGCAAGATTTTTCTTGCAGGGACATTTGCTGTCGCTGTCGGATTTGGTTTTCCGTTGATGTTGTTCGCGCGCATGGCAGACAAGCGCAAGAAACTGCTGACCGAACAATTCCCAGTCGCGCTGGATGTGTTTGTTCGTGGGTTGCGCGCGGGGCATCCTGTGGCAGCGGCCTTGGAACTGCTCACCACCGAGATGAGCGATCCGATCGGATCCGAATTTGGAATTGTAACGGACGAAGTCACCTATGGCGCCGATTTGCGAGACGCGTTGCAGGACATGGCGGATCGATGCGATCTCGATGACATGCAAATGTTCGTGGTGTCCTTGTCCATTCAATCCGAAACGGGCGGGAACCTTGCTGAAATCCTGGAAAACCTGTCTCAGGTCATCCGCGAACGGGCCAATATGATGTTGAAGGTTCGCGCGCTGAGTTCAGAGGGGCGGATGACGGCCCTGATTCTGACGGCTCTACCGATCTTTTCCTTTGTCGTCCTGTTCCTGGCTAACCCGCTATTTTATCTCGATGTGGCTGAGGATCCGATGTTCATCCCCGGCTTTGCCGGATTATTGGTCGCTTTCACGATCGGGGTGATCTGGATCCGTCGCATGATCGATCTGAAGGTCTGA
- a CDS encoding TadE/TadG family type IV pilus assembly protein produces the protein MMAFPSPFLWTDRRGSAAVELALVAPMLIILSFGAMEVGKYFMDEHAVSKAVRDGARFAARQPFAGYVGCAMPSAVETATKDITRTGEIGGTTARIPGWQDSDITVSLNCDSGGSYSNAGIYRGSADGAPVVTVSASVQYRSILSYIGFDFSTATLNAQSEAAVTGI, from the coding sequence ATGATGGCTTTCCCCTCACCCTTCCTTTGGACTGATCGCCGCGGCAGTGCCGCGGTTGAATTGGCATTGGTTGCGCCGATGCTGATTATCCTGAGCTTTGGTGCGATGGAGGTCGGCAAATATTTCATGGACGAACATGCCGTCAGCAAAGCCGTTCGCGATGGCGCGCGCTTTGCTGCCCGCCAACCCTTTGCCGGTTATGTCGGTTGTGCGATGCCATCTGCCGTCGAGACGGCGACCAAGGATATCACTCGCACTGGTGAAATTGGGGGCACCACGGCGCGGATCCCGGGTTGGCAAGATAGCGATATCACAGTGAGTCTGAACTGCGACTCAGGCGGTTCATACTCCAATGCCGGCATCTATCGTGGTTCGGCTGACGGCGCGCCTGTGGTCACCGTTTCGGCCAGTGTCCAGTATCGCTCGATCCTTTCCTATATTGGTTTTGACTTCAGTACGGCGACGCTCAATGCGCAGTCCGAGGCAGCGGTGACCGGCATATGA
- a CDS encoding molecular chaperone, with protein MINLLRKYMLKVLLLVGLGAIAPTLVAMTVQPVVIDLSTAGRGMSQVITVENTFATALPVEMRVQDLAFTEDGIVGTGNESEDLLVFPMQALIEPGQTQSFRVQYVGDPELAQSKHFYVTAAQLPVELPEGQSAIQILYNFQVLVSVSPTGAESSLVITGAEIGQNSAGAPVPVITVANGSAAHGYLSSGRLRIIQRDSTGDVIFRRTIPGPEIQQTIGFGLVGAGQTRRVLVPVELPTNGGTIEAEFTPA; from the coding sequence GTGATTAATCTGTTGCGTAAATATATGCTCAAGGTCCTGCTGCTGGTGGGACTGGGAGCGATAGCACCGACGTTGGTGGCGATGACCGTCCAACCGGTGGTCATCGATCTATCAACTGCTGGCCGAGGCATGAGCCAGGTCATCACCGTCGAAAATACGTTTGCGACCGCGCTGCCGGTCGAGATGCGTGTCCAGGACCTTGCCTTTACCGAAGATGGTATCGTTGGCACTGGCAATGAATCAGAAGACCTGCTGGTCTTTCCGATGCAGGCGCTGATTGAACCGGGCCAGACTCAGTCGTTCCGGGTCCAATATGTCGGTGATCCGGAGCTCGCGCAGAGCAAGCATTTCTACGTGACTGCAGCGCAGCTGCCCGTCGAACTGCCCGAGGGCCAATCGGCGATTCAAATTCTATACAATTTCCAGGTCCTGGTGAGCGTAAGCCCGACAGGAGCGGAATCGAGCCTTGTGATTACTGGAGCGGAGATCGGCCAGAATAGTGCCGGTGCTCCAGTACCTGTGATCACGGTAGCCAATGGGTCGGCGGCGCATGGTTATCTGTCCAGCGGCCGCCTTCGGATAATCCAGCGAGACTCAACCGGCGACGTCATTTTCCGGCGCACCATTCCGGGCCCCGAAATCCAGCAGACAATTGGATTTGGGCTTGTAGGTGCTGGCCAGACACGACGCGTTCTGGTGCCAGTCGAACTTCCGACCAATGGGGGGACAATTGAAGCAGAATTCACACCAGCATAG
- a CDS encoding pilus assembly protein TadG-related protein, whose translation MFALLGRFWRSDDGAVAPTIGLALFGLIAAGGVAIDYSRMAALDTELQNAADQAALAAAGQLDGQTGAQTRATAAAQNLVTNLTYFANDGGGTNLTIEAPEYYSSYDPNRADITDPPGTTTTDDEDSDYVRVTVAARRAQYALTPIIALIESPEMTARAMAGLGSAICNTPPVMICNPAETSTNTDINLPFNAAPGTGLLLIAGNADAPGNFGFLETGFGSGAQDLARALGYNAPPGECAPINGVTTKPGLSASVMAAVNTRFDVSENGGNTCPAGGTCSPSINSRKDLVRGAGCGITGQGWDEPPNPYRPTSPTVPLSSNYPDTMGHPRDMCHATQLNGQCAGGRIGTGLWDRDAYFRVNYGWTTAAAWQTGTGLSATATRYEVYLWEIANPSGQGAGGNQGINVPQSVGSRTGYGAPVCRAPGITPGGTNVDRRRISAAVINCEAQNLNGQETGVHVAHWLDLFLVEPSISRGNGGNQRTRAAEVYTEVIQTTTSGAGDATAGQVIRRDVPRLLE comes from the coding sequence ATGTTTGCCTTGTTAGGACGATTTTGGAGGAGTGACGACGGCGCTGTTGCGCCTACCATCGGCTTGGCTCTTTTCGGCTTGATTGCGGCTGGCGGCGTTGCAATCGATTATTCGCGCATGGCCGCTCTTGATACCGAGCTTCAGAATGCCGCTGACCAAGCCGCCCTTGCGGCAGCTGGGCAGTTGGACGGCCAAACCGGTGCCCAGACACGGGCAACCGCTGCCGCTCAAAATCTTGTAACAAACCTCACCTATTTCGCGAATGACGGCGGCGGGACCAATCTGACGATTGAGGCGCCCGAATATTACAGCAGTTATGATCCGAACCGTGCGGACATAACCGACCCACCGGGTACAACGACGACTGATGATGAGGACTCCGATTATGTCCGGGTCACAGTCGCCGCACGGCGCGCGCAATATGCGCTTACACCTATTATCGCGCTAATCGAATCGCCGGAGATGACGGCCCGCGCCATGGCTGGCCTCGGCTCGGCGATTTGCAACACGCCGCCGGTAATGATCTGCAATCCGGCGGAAACCTCTACCAACACAGATATCAACCTGCCGTTCAATGCGGCCCCTGGCACGGGCTTGCTGCTGATCGCCGGTAACGCCGATGCGCCTGGAAACTTTGGGTTTCTGGAAACCGGTTTTGGTTCTGGCGCCCAGGACCTGGCGCGCGCATTGGGCTATAACGCACCTCCTGGTGAATGCGCTCCGATCAATGGTGTGACGACCAAGCCAGGCTTGTCAGCTTCTGTGATGGCTGCCGTAAACACGCGGTTCGACGTGTCAGAAAATGGTGGCAACACCTGCCCGGCTGGTGGAACCTGTTCGCCGTCGATTAACTCACGGAAGGATCTCGTGCGCGGCGCCGGTTGCGGCATAACCGGCCAGGGCTGGGACGAGCCACCCAATCCCTATCGACCGACCAGCCCGACAGTTCCGCTCAGCAGCAACTATCCTGACACGATGGGCCATCCGCGGGACATGTGCCATGCGACGCAGCTCAACGGTCAATGCGCCGGCGGTCGGATCGGCACCGGGCTCTGGGATCGCGACGCCTATTTCCGGGTTAATTATGGCTGGACGACAGCGGCGGCCTGGCAAACAGGGACCGGTCTGTCGGCAACCGCGACACGCTACGAAGTGTATCTTTGGGAAATCGCCAATCCTTCGGGCCAGGGAGCCGGTGGTAATCAGGGCATCAATGTTCCGCAGTCGGTTGGCTCGCGAACCGGCTACGGCGCCCCGGTATGTCGGGCGCCTGGTATCACGCCAGGCGGAACCAATGTAGACCGGCGCCGCATATCGGCCGCCGTGATCAACTGTGAAGCGCAGAATCTCAATGGCCAAGAAACTGGGGTCCATGTCGCGCACTGGCTGGACCTGTTTCTCGTCGAACCATCGATCAGCAGGGGTAATGGCGGAAATCAGCGCACCCGGGCGGCCGAGGTTTACACCGAAGTTATCCAGACGACGACCTCAGGTGCGGGTGATGCGACGGCTGGACAGGTGATCCGCCGCGATGTGCCGAGACTTCTGGAATAA
- a CDS encoding prepilin peptidase has protein sequence MTPIIDTPALMIAYIVILILAAIQDLKSLRISNLLSVALLLVSGTAVVLSLPPGQWWQHLASFIVVLGIGILLFSRGWMGGGDVKLLAASSAAYGIFNILWLLTAVAIFGGVVALLLLLLRAAVPQVWVQVTGFKGLQKGSLIPYGLAIAAGAIASTLIADREAEPVSVLDQDPFAMGSESEAER, from the coding sequence ATGACACCCATTATCGACACACCTGCATTGATGATCGCCTATATCGTTATCCTGATTCTGGCAGCGATACAGGACCTGAAAAGCCTTAGAATTTCGAACCTGCTGTCCGTTGCTCTTCTGCTGGTCTCCGGAACCGCAGTCGTGTTGAGCCTTCCGCCTGGACAATGGTGGCAGCATCTGGCGTCCTTCATTGTCGTGCTGGGTATCGGAATTCTGCTATTCTCGCGCGGATGGATGGGTGGTGGCGACGTGAAATTGTTGGCAGCCAGCTCGGCCGCCTATGGGATATTCAACATCCTGTGGCTTTTGACGGCGGTTGCCATTTTTGGCGGGGTTGTTGCCCTACTGTTGCTGCTCCTGAGAGCAGCGGTCCCGCAAGTCTGGGTGCAGGTGACCGGCTTTAAGGGCCTGCAAAAAGGGAGTCTTATTCCCTATGGGCTGGCTATTGCGGCTGGGGCGATTGCGTCGACTCTGATTGCCGACCGCGAAGCAGAGCCTGTGTCGGTTCTCGATCAGGATCCATTTGCCATGGGCTCGGAATCCGAAGCAGAGCGCTAG